A portion of the Natronococcus sp. AD-5 genome contains these proteins:
- a CDS encoding extracellular solute-binding protein, whose translation MTRQTGSADRRGFLVGSAALGAAALAGCTGLIGGGEDEGDGGSVFGQIGSGREGRPEPGGTPVEEMPDLEGELTVYSGRGEFLVGTLIDDLEAYYDDFSIDPRYGDSADLVNQIEEEGSGTSADVFYTVDAGALGALADEGRTRELSDGVLEMVREEFRTDHWIGTSGRARTVPYNTNALSDDDMPDDIDAYATGFDGDLGWAPSYGSCQAFVTAMRLLEGDDATREWLEGVVASGITDYPDEFAVCQAIADGEVDAGFTNHYYVERVRDGSSDAPIATSFTEGDAGAAFDVAGAAVTDAADDPELAENFVRHLLSAQAQEYFATTTFEYPLISGVEPVGDLPTIDELDVPSLDLAELSDLEPTIDLMREVGIDT comes from the coding sequence ATGACTCGACAGACCGGCTCGGCGGATCGCCGGGGATTTCTCGTCGGTTCGGCCGCGCTCGGTGCGGCGGCGCTGGCGGGCTGTACCGGGCTGATCGGCGGCGGTGAGGACGAGGGGGACGGGGGTTCCGTCTTCGGTCAGATCGGTTCCGGCCGCGAAGGACGGCCCGAACCCGGCGGAACGCCGGTCGAAGAGATGCCGGACCTCGAGGGTGAGCTCACCGTCTACTCGGGCCGCGGCGAGTTCCTCGTCGGAACGCTCATCGACGATCTCGAGGCGTACTACGACGACTTCTCGATCGATCCCCGCTACGGCGACTCCGCGGACCTCGTCAACCAGATCGAGGAGGAAGGATCGGGAACGTCGGCCGACGTGTTTTACACCGTCGACGCCGGCGCGCTCGGCGCGCTCGCGGACGAGGGTCGCACTCGGGAACTCTCCGACGGCGTCCTGGAGATGGTTCGCGAGGAGTTCCGGACCGACCACTGGATCGGAACGTCCGGGCGCGCTCGGACGGTTCCGTACAACACGAACGCGCTCTCGGACGACGACATGCCCGACGACATCGACGCCTACGCGACCGGCTTCGACGGCGACCTCGGCTGGGCCCCCTCGTACGGCTCCTGTCAGGCGTTCGTCACCGCGATGCGGCTGCTCGAGGGCGACGACGCCACCCGCGAGTGGCTCGAGGGCGTCGTCGCCTCGGGGATCACCGACTACCCGGACGAGTTCGCGGTCTGTCAGGCGATCGCGGACGGCGAGGTCGACGCCGGATTCACGAACCACTACTACGTCGAGCGCGTCCGCGACGGCTCGTCCGACGCGCCGATCGCCACCTCGTTCACCGAGGGCGATGCGGGCGCGGCGTTCGACGTCGCCGGTGCGGCCGTCACGGACGCCGCGGACGATCCGGAGCTCGCGGAGAACTTCGTCCGGCACCTGCTCTCGGCGCAGGCCCAGGAGTACTTCGCCACCACGACGTTCGAGTACCCGCTGATCTCCGGCGTCGAGCCGGTCGGCGATCTGCCGACGATCGACGAACTCGACGTTCCGAGCCTCGACCTGGCCGAGCTGTCCGACCTCGAGCCGACGATCGACCTCATGCGCGAGGTCGGCATCGATACCTGA
- the thsB gene encoding thermosome subunit beta, whose translation MSQRMQQGQPMIVMSEDSQRVKDQDAQDYNIRAARAVAEAVRSTLGPKGMDKMLVDSMGSVTITNDGVTILQEMDIDNPTAEMIIEVAETQEDEAGDGTTTAVAIAGELLKNAEDLLEQDIHPTAIIKGFHLASEQAREEIDDIAVDVDTEDEDLLRSVAETSMTGKGTEVNKEYLAELIVEAIRQVTVENEAGENVVDLEFLNIETQTGRSAGESDLLEGGIVDKDPVHDNMPVEATDADILLLNTPIEVEETDVDTEVSVTDPDQLQKFLDREEKQLKEKVDAIADLGADVVFCQKGIDDLAQHYLAKEGILAVRRAKKSDLEFLKEVVGANIVSDLENATAEDLGYGDVTRDEEDELFYVEGDDAHGVTLLLRGSTDHVVDELERGVNDALDVVAQTVSDGRVLAGGGAIEVELASRLRDYADSVSGREQLAVEAFADSLELVPRVLAENAGLDSIDTLVDLRAAHDEGDAKAGLNVFSGDVEDTFDAGVVEPAHAKEQAVTSASEAANLVLKIDDIISAGDLSTDKGGDEEGGAPGGMGGGMGGGMGGMM comes from the coding sequence ATGAGTCAGCGAATGCAGCAGGGACAGCCGATGATCGTGATGAGCGAAGACTCCCAGCGCGTCAAGGACCAGGACGCGCAGGATTACAACATCCGCGCCGCTCGAGCGGTCGCGGAGGCCGTTCGCTCCACGCTCGGCCCCAAGGGGATGGACAAGATGCTCGTCGACTCGATGGGATCGGTAACAATCACCAACGACGGCGTCACCATCCTCCAGGAGATGGACATCGACAACCCGACGGCCGAGATGATCATCGAAGTCGCCGAGACTCAGGAGGACGAAGCCGGCGACGGCACGACGACCGCCGTCGCGATCGCCGGCGAACTCCTCAAGAACGCCGAGGACCTCCTCGAACAGGACATTCACCCGACGGCGATCATCAAGGGCTTCCACCTCGCCAGCGAGCAGGCCCGCGAGGAGATCGACGACATCGCCGTCGACGTCGACACCGAGGACGAGGACCTCCTGCGCTCGGTCGCCGAAACCTCGATGACCGGCAAGGGCACCGAAGTTAACAAGGAGTACCTCGCCGAGCTCATCGTCGAGGCCATCCGCCAGGTCACCGTCGAGAACGAAGCGGGCGAGAACGTCGTCGACCTCGAGTTCCTCAACATCGAGACCCAGACCGGCCGCAGCGCCGGCGAGTCTGACCTCCTCGAGGGCGGCATCGTGGACAAGGATCCGGTCCACGACAACATGCCCGTCGAGGCGACCGACGCCGACATCCTGCTGCTGAACACGCCGATCGAGGTCGAGGAGACCGACGTCGACACCGAAGTCTCCGTGACGGACCCCGATCAGCTCCAGAAGTTCCTCGACCGCGAGGAGAAACAGCTCAAGGAGAAGGTCGACGCGATCGCCGACCTCGGCGCCGACGTCGTCTTCTGCCAGAAGGGCATCGACGACCTCGCACAGCACTACCTCGCCAAGGAGGGCATCCTCGCCGTCCGCCGCGCGAAGAAGTCCGACCTCGAGTTCCTCAAGGAAGTCGTCGGCGCGAACATCGTCTCCGACCTCGAGAACGCGACGGCCGAGGACCTCGGCTACGGTGACGTCACCCGCGACGAGGAGGACGAGCTGTTCTACGTCGAGGGCGACGACGCCCACGGCGTCACGCTCCTGCTGCGCGGCTCGACCGACCACGTCGTCGACGAACTCGAGCGCGGCGTCAACGACGCGCTCGACGTCGTCGCCCAGACCGTCTCCGACGGCCGCGTGCTGGCCGGCGGCGGTGCGATCGAGGTCGAACTCGCCTCGCGCCTGCGCGACTACGCCGACTCCGTCTCCGGACGCGAGCAGCTGGCCGTCGAGGCCTTCGCGGACTCGCTCGAGCTCGTCCCGCGCGTGCTCGCCGAGAACGCCGGTCTCGACTCCATCGACACGCTCGTCGACCTCCGCGCGGCTCACGACGAGGGCGACGCCAAGGCCGGCCTGAACGTCTTCTCGGGCGACGTCGAGGACACGTTCGACGCCGGCGTCGTCGAACCGGCTCACGCCAAGGAACAGGCCGTGACCAGCGCGTCGGAAGCCGCGAACCTCGTGCTCAAGATCGACGACATCATCTCCGCCGGCGACCTGTCGACCGACAAGGGCGGCGACGAGGAAGGCGGCGCCCCCGGCGGCATGGGCGGCGGTATGGGTGGCGGCATGGGCGGCATGATGTAA
- a CDS encoding lysylphosphatidylglycerol synthase transmembrane domain-containing protein, which yields MNGRERSTPRGDGDQPPSSCAEGGATSGGFTARSTRRRLTLAGTALAVLGLVVAAREIDVGAVADDVATADPLVLAAAVAVYAVSWPVRGRRYGSILRSIGHPGGTALLTMAVFVSQTANLAIPARAGDAARAYVVNVYEDVPYASGFASLTVERVFDLAALAALAGAAMAWVALGGDTDPLEVGAETAGARTALAAAATVSAATLGVAIVVVTSARSNYGLGARLRTRADGSPRLERALEPPLQFAADVRVVARRPRALVAIGGASLAVWTLDVLTAVLVLAAIDSGLPAGTLLAIGTLAVSVGNLAKVLPLSQGGVGLYEAAFAALIVGLSPVGASTAFAAAIVDHALKNGVTLIGGAGAVASLGVSPSTATEGSRSATETDTANFLGGPKK from the coding sequence ATGAACGGCCGCGAGCGATCGACCCCGCGAGGGGACGGCGACCAGCCGCCGTCGTCCTGCGCCGAGGGCGGAGCGACGAGCGGCGGATTCACCGCGCGTTCGACGCGACGTCGACTAACGCTCGCGGGGACGGCGCTCGCGGTTCTCGGTCTGGTCGTCGCGGCGCGAGAGATCGACGTCGGCGCGGTCGCCGACGACGTCGCAACCGCCGATCCCCTCGTACTCGCCGCCGCGGTCGCCGTCTACGCCGTCTCGTGGCCGGTTCGGGGTCGCCGGTACGGATCGATCCTCCGGTCGATCGGCCACCCTGGCGGAACGGCGCTGCTCACGATGGCCGTGTTCGTCAGCCAGACGGCGAACCTCGCGATCCCCGCTCGAGCGGGTGATGCGGCGCGTGCGTACGTCGTCAACGTCTACGAAGACGTCCCCTACGCGTCGGGATTCGCCTCGTTGACCGTCGAGCGCGTTTTCGACCTGGCGGCGCTCGCCGCGCTCGCGGGCGCCGCGATGGCGTGGGTTGCGCTCGGGGGCGATACCGATCCGCTCGAGGTCGGTGCGGAGACCGCGGGAGCGCGAACCGCACTCGCCGCTGCGGCCACCGTAAGCGCGGCGACGCTCGGCGTCGCGATCGTCGTCGTGACGTCGGCCCGATCGAACTACGGTCTCGGTGCGCGGCTCCGGACGCGCGCCGACGGCTCGCCGCGACTCGAGCGCGCGCTCGAGCCCCCCCTCCAGTTTGCGGCGGACGTTCGAGTCGTCGCGCGTCGACCGCGAGCGCTCGTCGCGATCGGCGGCGCGAGCCTGGCGGTGTGGACGCTCGACGTGCTCACCGCGGTGCTCGTTCTCGCGGCGATCGACAGCGGGCTACCGGCCGGGACGCTGCTGGCGATCGGGACCCTCGCCGTGAGCGTCGGGAACCTCGCGAAGGTCCTTCCGCTCTCGCAGGGCGGCGTCGGGCTCTACGAGGCCGCGTTCGCGGCGCTGATCGTCGGCCTCTCTCCCGTCGGCGCGAGTACGGCGTTTGCGGCCGCCATCGTCGACCACGCGCTGAAAAACGGGGTGACGCTGATCGGCGGCGCCGGGGCGGTCGCATCGCTCGGCGTCTCCCCGTCGACCGCGACGGAGGGATCGCGATCGGCGACCGAAACCGATACCGCCAATTTTTTAGGCGGACCTAAAAAATAG
- a CDS encoding DUF7846 domain-containing protein — protein MLDPLRRRSPSPPFRRLRVRVRDGAEREHLYALCVAALAGVAVFAIATQLFPYHSSNNDEAVYLTQAATLLEGQLELHAGDLAGAFRPWFFVEDGGRLYPKYSPVPAAVFAASMALVGEPRVALAAVAAGNAALVYVLGAMVFDRRIGVVAAAVFAASPLALLTSSVFLPYAPTTLLNLCFAILYLRGVRNGRLRDAALAGAAIGLAFFARPYTAVLFAAPFVCHALWTALRSVRRRRARGVRPVPDPVRRNALTAAVGLGFVVLALAYNARLTGSPLVFPYEAFAPRDGLGFGRREILSHSIEYTPTLALEANGYVLWYFATRWFTAGPIGTVAALAGLGFALRRWRPLDPRVDGATAEGRTGGLLLAGLLVAVPLGNLAFWGNFNVLATMDDPTNGLLSLFGPFYHFDALAPLSIFAAFGLVTGWRRLRDDATRKRLAACGSPARARRLALAVLVASLLVVGAANAALLSTPIERNAADTDRFESAYEPFEERDLENALVFLPTPYGQWQNHPFQSLRNDPGFDGEVVYALDGPPGRDFAVLAAYPDRTHYRYAYRGQWTAAPDDPVIPTLEPLSVREGESFDGETAVGVPGRVDRATVRLENESGAAATSRIGDPEDRIAVEWALEPGADAENGSGGTARLTAGGDATVALAPTDEFVLEITLIQSDGGTFTYRQAVTVRTTGDGIEVVWPPERTACPLVADCGTEGTYLPDRPDTRPEWVDFETRLEAER, from the coding sequence ATCCTCGATCCGCTTCGCCGACGCTCCCCGTCGCCCCCGTTCCGACGTCTGCGTGTCCGCGTCCGCGACGGCGCCGAGCGAGAGCACCTGTACGCGCTCTGCGTCGCCGCGCTCGCGGGCGTCGCCGTGTTTGCGATCGCAACGCAGCTGTTTCCGTACCACTCGAGTAACAACGACGAAGCCGTCTATCTCACGCAGGCGGCCACGCTGCTCGAGGGGCAACTCGAGCTCCACGCGGGCGATCTCGCCGGCGCGTTTCGGCCGTGGTTCTTCGTCGAGGACGGGGGGCGGCTCTACCCGAAGTACTCGCCGGTTCCGGCGGCGGTGTTCGCCGCGTCGATGGCGCTGGTCGGCGAGCCGCGCGTCGCCCTGGCGGCCGTCGCGGCGGGGAACGCCGCCCTGGTGTACGTACTCGGAGCCATGGTCTTCGACCGGCGGATCGGCGTCGTCGCCGCGGCCGTCTTCGCGGCCTCGCCGCTCGCGCTGCTCACTTCGTCGGTGTTCCTGCCGTACGCGCCGACGACGCTATTGAACCTCTGTTTCGCGATCCTGTACCTGCGCGGCGTCCGAAACGGGCGCCTCCGGGATGCGGCGCTGGCGGGTGCGGCGATCGGCCTGGCCTTTTTCGCCCGCCCGTACACCGCCGTCCTGTTCGCGGCGCCGTTCGTCTGCCACGCCCTCTGGACGGCCCTCCGATCGGTCCGACGGCGGCGGGCGCGTGGCGTCCGACCGGTTCCCGATCCGGTTCGACGAAACGCGCTCACCGCCGCCGTGGGGCTGGGGTTCGTCGTCCTCGCGCTCGCGTACAACGCCCGGCTCACCGGCTCACCCCTGGTCTTCCCGTACGAGGCGTTCGCGCCCCGCGACGGGCTCGGCTTCGGACGCCGAGAGATCCTCAGCCACTCGATCGAGTACACGCCGACGCTCGCCCTCGAGGCCAACGGCTACGTCCTGTGGTACTTCGCGACCCGCTGGTTCACCGCGGGACCGATCGGGACGGTCGCCGCGCTCGCGGGACTCGGCTTCGCCCTTCGGCGGTGGCGCCCCCTCGATCCGAGAGTCGACGGAGCGACGGCCGAGGGCCGGACGGGGGGGCTCCTCTTGGCAGGCCTGCTGGTCGCCGTTCCGCTGGGCAACCTCGCGTTCTGGGGGAACTTCAACGTCCTCGCGACGATGGACGATCCGACGAACGGACTGCTCTCCCTGTTCGGTCCGTTCTATCACTTCGACGCACTCGCGCCGCTGTCGATCTTCGCCGCGTTCGGGCTCGTGACCGGTTGGCGGCGGCTTCGCGACGACGCGACCCGCAAGCGGCTAGCCGCTTGCGGGTCGCCGGCGAGGGCTCGACGCCTCGCGCTCGCGGTGCTCGTCGCAAGCCTCCTCGTGGTCGGCGCGGCTAACGCCGCGCTCCTCTCGACGCCGATCGAGCGCAACGCGGCGGACACCGATCGGTTCGAGTCGGCTTACGAACCGTTCGAAGAGCGGGACCTCGAGAACGCGCTCGTGTTCCTGCCGACGCCGTACGGTCAGTGGCAGAACCACCCCTTCCAGTCGCTCCGAAACGACCCCGGCTTCGACGGGGAGGTCGTCTACGCGCTCGACGGCCCTCCCGGTCGGGACTTCGCGGTGCTCGCCGCCTACCCCGATCGGACCCACTACCGCTACGCGTACCGCGGCCAGTGGACGGCCGCTCCCGACGATCCCGTCATCCCGACGCTCGAACCCCTGAGCGTGCGCGAGGGCGAGTCGTTCGACGGCGAGACCGCCGTCGGCGTTCCCGGGCGAGTCGACCGGGCGACGGTTCGACTCGAGAACGAAAGCGGCGCGGCGGCCACCAGCCGCATCGGCGATCCCGAGGACCGAATCGCGGTCGAGTGGGCGCTCGAGCCCGGTGCCGACGCCGAGAACGGGAGCGGCGGGACCGCGCGGCTGACGGCCGGAGGGGACGCGACGGTTGCCCTCGCCCCGACCGACGAGTTCGTCCTGGAGATCACGCTGATTCAGTCCGACGGCGGGACGTTCACGTACCGACAGGCGGTGACCGTTCGGACGACCGGAGACGGGATCGAGGTCGTCTGGCCGCCGGAACGGACGGCCTGCCCGCTGGTCGCCGACTGCGGCACCGAGGGAACCTACCTTCCCGATCGACCTGATACCCGCCCGGAGTGGGTCGACTTCGAGACCCGACTCGAGGCGGAGCGCTGA
- a CDS encoding alpha-1 4-glucan-protein synthase has protein sequence MSQDICVVVPTIREYECLRSYFANAREHGFDLSRLHVVLVTEDFCETDAMAAMLEEEGVSGDVFDGTRRERWYADRGVAEYGHVVPAASHAETSFGLLYMWAHEEFEYGFFIDDDTLPHEGEDFFGTHVANLAFEGEIEEVASDERWVNVLYQNADEHGLYPRGYPYSAMDETVETGTAEIEAGEVVASQGLWTNVPDLDAVRILMDGDLEGQAQTRTSREDFADDFVAARGNYLTVCSMNLAFRREVIPAFYQLPMDDNEWDVGRFDDIWSGVFLKRACDVLGKRIYNGAPLCEHNKAPRSTFDDLNNEVSGLELNEHLWRVIDGVEPEAPRAARTAEPPEVVGGDADAYAEVFEAVARKLADSDWSDYTNGGFFNHVGEHMLDWLACLDALERTAPRAESTAIS, from the coding sequence ATGAGCCAGGACATCTGCGTCGTCGTCCCGACGATACGGGAGTACGAGTGCCTGCGGTCGTACTTCGCGAACGCGCGCGAACACGGCTTCGACCTCTCGCGACTCCACGTCGTGCTCGTCACCGAGGATTTCTGCGAGACCGACGCGATGGCGGCGATGCTCGAGGAGGAGGGCGTCTCCGGCGACGTTTTCGACGGGACTCGCCGCGAGCGGTGGTACGCCGACCGCGGCGTCGCGGAGTACGGTCACGTCGTGCCGGCGGCGAGCCACGCCGAGACGAGCTTCGGACTGCTCTACATGTGGGCCCACGAGGAGTTCGAGTACGGCTTCTTCATCGACGACGACACGCTTCCGCACGAAGGCGAGGACTTCTTCGGCACGCACGTGGCGAACCTCGCGTTCGAGGGCGAGATCGAGGAGGTCGCCTCCGACGAGCGGTGGGTGAACGTTCTCTACCAGAACGCCGACGAGCACGGGCTGTACCCGCGGGGGTACCCCTACTCCGCGATGGACGAAACCGTCGAGACCGGCACGGCCGAGATCGAAGCCGGCGAGGTCGTCGCTTCCCAGGGTCTCTGGACCAACGTCCCCGACCTGGACGCCGTCCGAATCCTCATGGACGGTGACCTCGAGGGACAGGCCCAGACCCGCACGAGCCGCGAGGACTTCGCCGACGACTTCGTCGCCGCGCGGGGCAACTACCTCACCGTCTGCTCGATGAACCTCGCCTTCCGCCGCGAGGTGATTCCCGCGTTCTACCAGCTCCCGATGGACGACAACGAGTGGGACGTCGGCCGGTTCGACGACATCTGGAGCGGCGTCTTCCTGAAGCGCGCTTGCGACGTGCTCGGCAAGCGGATCTACAACGGCGCGCCGCTGTGCGAACACAACAAGGCCCCGCGAAGCACGTTCGACGATCTCAACAACGAGGTGTCCGGTCTCGAACTCAACGAGCACCTCTGGCGCGTGATCGACGGCGTGGAACCGGAGGCTCCGCGGGCCGCTCGGACGGCAGAGCCGCCCGAGGTCGTCGGCGGAGACGCGGACGCCTACGCCGAGGTTTTCGAGGCGGTGGCGCGGAAACTCGCCGACAGCGACTGGTCGGACTACACCAACGGCGGCTTCTTCAACCACGTCGGCGAGCACATGCTCGATTGGCTCGCCTGCCTCGACGCGCTCGAGCGGACCGCTCCCCGTGCCGAATCGACGGCTATAAGTTAA
- a CDS encoding methyltransferase family protein, translated as MASPLVLLKTAVFSVLVPGTVAGLVPQLLARRDRLALPIEPRVARVAGSASLLAGLSLYLHTARRFSDEGSGTPSPSDEPSELVTGGVYGSVRNPMYLAVLCCIGGQALLYRSVLVCWWAVGCWLGFHNRILEYEEPHLAAKHGEEYERYRERVPRWLPRPARDATSLD; from the coding sequence ATGGCATCGCCGCTCGTCCTGCTGAAGACGGCCGTCTTCTCGGTGCTCGTTCCGGGAACGGTCGCCGGGCTCGTCCCGCAGTTGCTGGCCCGACGTGATCGACTCGCGCTTCCGATCGAGCCTCGAGTCGCTCGAGTCGCGGGCAGCGCCTCGCTCCTCGCGGGCCTCTCGCTGTATCTCCACACCGCCCGGCGGTTCTCGGACGAGGGCAGCGGGACGCCGTCGCCGTCCGACGAGCCGTCGGAGCTCGTGACGGGCGGCGTCTACGGCTCCGTGCGAAATCCGATGTACCTCGCGGTGCTCTGCTGTATCGGCGGGCAGGCGCTGCTGTACAGGTCGGTGCTCGTCTGCTGGTGGGCGGTGGGGTGTTGGCTCGGGTTCCACAACCGGATCCTCGAGTACGAGGAACCGCACCTGGCGGCGAAACACGGCGAGGAGTACGAGCGGTATCGAGAACGCGTCCCCCGATGGCTTCCGCGGCCCGCTCGCGACGCGACCTCACTTGACTAA